The following coding sequences are from one Vibrio syngnathi window:
- the cmoM gene encoding tRNA uridine 5-oxyacetic acid(34) methyltransferase CmoM, with protein sequence MTEDRNFDDIAHKFAKNIYGSDKGEIRQCIVWEDLEQALSKFEQSASPLHVLDAGGGLAQMSQKIATLGHNVSLCDLSSEMLKLAEESIAEAGLLEQYRFIHSPVQKVAEHLEEKVDFVMFHAVMEWLADPKQALDLLLEQVKPGGIASIMFYNHHGLVLKNVICGNIPHVLNGMPHRKRFKLQPQKGLRPEEVYQWIEDAGLDICGKSGIRSFSDYIGNMEFMGDYQFEDVLELEKQLCRQEPYLSLGRYIHVWAQKPAQ encoded by the coding sequence GTGACTGAAGACCGTAATTTCGACGATATTGCCCACAAATTTGCAAAAAACATATACGGCTCTGACAAAGGAGAGATCCGTCAGTGCATCGTATGGGAAGATTTAGAACAAGCTTTGAGCAAATTTGAGCAATCCGCTTCGCCGTTGCATGTGCTTGATGCCGGAGGTGGGCTTGCTCAAATGTCGCAAAAAATTGCGACACTAGGCCACAACGTTTCTCTGTGCGACCTCTCTTCTGAAATGTTGAAGCTAGCGGAAGAAAGCATCGCAGAAGCAGGTTTACTCGAGCAGTATCGTTTTATCCATTCTCCGGTACAAAAAGTGGCAGAGCATCTCGAAGAGAAAGTCGATTTTGTGATGTTTCATGCCGTAATGGAATGGTTAGCAGACCCTAAACAGGCGCTTGATTTGTTGTTGGAACAAGTAAAACCCGGTGGCATCGCCTCGATAATGTTTTACAACCACCATGGTTTAGTCCTGAAAAATGTGATTTGTGGCAACATTCCTCATGTATTGAATGGGATGCCACATCGAAAAAGGTTTAAGCTGCAACCACAAAAAGGCTTGAGGCCTGAAGAGGTTTATCAATGGATAGAAGACGCTGGTTTAGATATCTGTGGTAAATCAGGCATTCGCTCTTTCAGTGACTACATAGGTAATATGGAGTTCATGGGCGATTACCAGTTCGAAGATGTATTGGAACTAGAGAAACAGCTATGTCGCCAAGAGCCATACCTGTCACTAGGCCGTTATATTCACGTTTGGGCTCAAAAACCTGCGCAATAG
- the purR gene encoding HTH-type transcriptional repressor PurR: MATIKDVARLAGVSTTTVSHVINKTRFVAEATQEKVNKAVDELNYAPSAVARSLKCNTTRTIGMLVTQSTNLFFSEVIDGVESYCYRQGYTLILCNTGGIYEKQRDYIRMLAEKRVDGILVMCSDLTEELRGMLDRHADIPKVIMDWGPESSQADKIIDNSEEGGYLATKYLIEHGHSKIACLSGHLDKAACVERIAGYKRALNEAKITADENMIIEGNFECDTAVIAADQIIEMEDRPTAVFCFNDTMALGLMSRLQEKGIRIPEDISVIGYDNIELAEYFSPPLTTVHQPKRRVGKNAFEILLERIKDKDHEKRVFEMHPEIVERSTVKTLN, translated from the coding sequence ATGGCCACTATAAAAGATGTCGCTCGCTTAGCAGGCGTATCAACAACAACCGTTTCTCACGTAATCAACAAAACTCGCTTTGTTGCAGAAGCGACGCAAGAAAAAGTAAATAAAGCCGTAGACGAACTGAACTATGCACCAAGTGCCGTTGCTCGTAGTTTGAAGTGCAATACAACCCGCACTATCGGCATGCTAGTTACTCAATCAACTAACCTATTCTTCTCTGAAGTTATCGATGGTGTTGAAAGCTACTGCTACCGTCAAGGTTACACTTTGATCCTGTGTAATACGGGCGGTATCTATGAGAAGCAACGTGACTACATTCGAATGCTTGCAGAGAAACGTGTAGATGGCATCTTAGTTATGTGTTCTGACCTAACTGAAGAACTGAGAGGCATGTTAGACCGTCACGCTGACATCCCTAAAGTAATTATGGATTGGGGCCCTGAGAGTTCTCAAGCAGATAAGATCATCGACAACTCTGAGGAAGGTGGTTACCTAGCGACCAAGTACCTCATTGAGCACGGTCACTCCAAGATTGCTTGTTTAAGTGGCCACTTAGACAAAGCGGCATGTGTTGAACGCATCGCGGGTTACAAACGCGCACTCAACGAAGCGAAGATTACTGCCGATGAAAATATGATCATCGAAGGCAACTTTGAATGTGACACAGCTGTGATTGCTGCTGACCAAATCATTGAGATGGAAGATCGCCCTACCGCTGTATTCTGTTTTAACGACACGATGGCATTAGGACTGATGAGCCGATTGCAAGAAAAAGGCATTCGTATTCCTGAAGATATCTCAGTGATCGGTTACGACAACATAGAATTGGCTGAATACTTCTCTCCACCGTTAACGACGGTTCACCAACCTAAGCGCCGTGTTGGTAAAAATGCATTCGAAATACTACTAGAGCGTATAAAAGACAAAGACCACGAAAAACGCGTCTTCGAAATGCACCCTGAAATTGTTGAACGAAGTACAGTTAAAACGTTAAATTAA
- the torD gene encoding molecular chaperone TorD — MKDTKAFNEQRAEIYWWLSSLFAKELTQEELDHYHSVEIRSFLTGLGENETLKPAIDSLVDALNRLQTREDAQLELSADFCDLFLKTDKHGALPYASMYIGQTGLLNDKPAKDMEEIMAKHNLVVNQDLKEPADHIAIELDFLGNLIIRSNETELEEELEKSFAVQQQFIEQQLLTWVPKFNVKCHDVDEFGFYASVSSLLLAFCKLDTQYLAGE, encoded by the coding sequence ATGAAAGATACGAAAGCATTCAACGAACAACGAGCAGAAATATACTGGTGGCTATCAAGCTTGTTCGCTAAAGAGCTCACTCAAGAAGAACTCGATCACTACCACTCTGTTGAAATTCGTTCTTTCCTAACTGGTTTAGGCGAAAATGAAACACTAAAGCCGGCAATTGATAGCTTAGTGGATGCGCTAAACCGTCTACAAACACGTGAAGATGCTCAATTAGAATTGTCTGCTGACTTCTGTGACTTATTCTTAAAGACTGATAAACATGGCGCACTTCCTTACGCTTCTATGTATATCGGCCAGACTGGCCTTTTGAACGATAAGCCAGCAAAAGATATGGAAGAGATCATGGCTAAACACAACTTGGTGGTTAACCAAGACCTGAAAGAGCCAGCTGACCACATTGCTATCGAACTCGATTTCCTAGGTAATCTCATCATTCGTTCGAACGAAACTGAACTTGAAGAAGAACTAGAGAAATCCTTCGCTGTTCAACAGCAATTTATCGAACAACAACTTCTTACTTGGGTACCAAAGTTCAACGTTAAATGTCATGACGTTGACGAATTCGGTTTCTACGCTTCAGTCTCATCTCTGCTACTTGCATTCTGCAAATTGGACACCCAATACCTCGCTGGTGAATAA
- the mukE gene encoding chromosome partition protein MukE has product MSLTSTDDYMPEKLVKAIANPLFPALDSMLRSGKHVSTEDLDNHALLSDFEVELQHFYQRYNTELVKAPEGFFYLRPRSTSLIGRSVLSELDMLVGKVLCFLYLSPERLAHEGIFSNQELFDELMSLADEKKLMKLATNRASGSDLDKEKLFEKVRTSLRRLRRIGMLIVIGETGKFRISEAVFRFGADVRVGDDMKEAQLRLIRDGEAVVHTQEPNQGSLLNEEQAEAALELDVDENGQQDIFNDQADFDDQSNLGEQNKVEGDA; this is encoded by the coding sequence ATGTCATTAACAAGTACTGATGATTACATGCCAGAGAAACTGGTAAAAGCGATAGCGAACCCATTGTTTCCTGCGCTAGATAGCATGTTGCGTTCAGGCAAGCATGTTTCAACGGAAGACCTCGATAACCATGCGTTGCTTTCTGATTTTGAAGTTGAGCTTCAGCATTTTTATCAACGCTACAATACGGAACTGGTAAAAGCGCCTGAAGGTTTCTTCTATCTGCGCCCGCGTTCTACGTCTTTAATTGGCCGTAGTGTTTTGTCTGAGCTCGACATGCTAGTTGGCAAAGTATTGTGTTTCTTATACCTAAGCCCAGAGCGTTTGGCTCATGAAGGCATATTCAGCAATCAAGAGTTGTTTGATGAACTGATGTCGTTAGCGGATGAGAAAAAACTCATGAAGCTAGCAACCAACCGTGCGTCTGGTTCTGACTTAGATAAAGAAAAGCTGTTTGAAAAAGTACGTACTTCTTTACGCCGTTTGCGTCGTATCGGCATGCTGATCGTGATTGGTGAAACAGGTAAATTCCGTATCAGCGAAGCGGTGTTCCGTTTTGGTGCGGACGTTCGTGTTGGCGATGATATGAAAGAAGCACAATTACGTCTTATTCGCGATGGTGAAGCCGTGGTTCATACACAAGAGCCAAACCAAGGCAGCTTGCTAAATGAAGAGCAGGCAGAAGCTGCATTAGAACTAGACGTAGACGAAAACGGTCAGCAAGACATTTTTAACGATCAAGCCGACTTTGATGACCAATCAAACCTTGGCGAACAGAACAAAGTAGAAGGTGATGCATGA
- a CDS encoding TfoX/Sxy family DNA transformation protein produces MDKPILKDSMKLFEPLGKIKSRSMFGGFGLFADDTMFALVVNDQLHIRSDKCTTQQFEQQGFQPYVYKKRGFPVVTKYFALPEGLWQDQEKILQLATTSLGFAKEEKAEQSSAKPTRLKDLPNLRLATERMLKKAGIDSVERLYESGSVNAFNAIKESHASSVSIELLWALEGAINGTHWSVIPQQRREELINHVN; encoded by the coding sequence ATGGATAAACCGATACTAAAGGACTCAATGAAATTATTTGAGCCCCTAGGAAAAATTAAGTCACGCTCAATGTTTGGTGGATTCGGGCTTTTTGCTGATGACACAATGTTTGCCCTGGTTGTGAATGACCAGTTGCATATACGATCTGACAAATGCACAACGCAACAATTCGAACAACAAGGATTTCAACCATACGTCTACAAAAAACGTGGTTTTCCTGTCGTTACTAAATATTTCGCTTTACCTGAAGGCTTATGGCAAGACCAAGAGAAAATCTTGCAGCTTGCGACTACGTCTCTAGGTTTTGCTAAAGAAGAGAAAGCTGAACAATCTTCTGCTAAACCAACTCGACTCAAAGATCTGCCTAACCTTCGACTCGCCACCGAGCGGATGTTGAAAAAGGCAGGGATCGATTCTGTAGAACGTTTATATGAATCTGGCTCTGTAAACGCATTTAACGCCATCAAAGAATCGCATGCGTCTTCTGTCAGTATTGAACTGTTATGGGCGCTAGAAGGCGCGATCAATGGTACACATTGGTCTGTTATACCGCAGCAACGTCGTGAAGAGCTTATCAATCACGTCAATTAA
- the torR gene encoding two-component system response regulator TorR, producing MSYHVLVVEDDVVTRSKLVGYFQNEGYTVSEAESGAQMRKMLEENNVDLIMLDINLPGEDGLMLTRELRSQSDIGIILVTGRTDSIDKIVGLEMGADDYVTKPFELRELLVRVKNLLWRISAARKTAAVAVEEAGDESVVRFGEWTFDIPRRALSKNNEPVKLTKAEYELLVALSSYPNQVLSRERILNMISHRVDAPNDRTIDVLIRRMRAKMEFDPKNPQIFVTVHGEGYMFAGD from the coding sequence ATGAGCTATCACGTATTAGTCGTAGAAGATGATGTGGTAACCCGCAGTAAACTGGTTGGATATTTCCAGAATGAAGGTTACACAGTGAGCGAAGCTGAAAGCGGTGCTCAAATGAGAAAAATGTTAGAAGAAAATAACGTTGACCTCATTATGTTAGACATCAACTTGCCAGGCGAAGATGGATTGATGCTAACTCGCGAATTACGCAGTCAATCAGACATTGGCATAATTTTAGTTACTGGACGCACGGATAGCATTGACAAGATCGTTGGCCTTGAAATGGGCGCTGATGATTACGTTACTAAACCTTTCGAACTTCGCGAGTTGTTGGTTCGAGTTAAAAACCTCTTGTGGCGCATTTCGGCGGCTCGTAAGACAGCAGCGGTTGCGGTAGAAGAAGCAGGAGACGAATCTGTGGTTCGTTTTGGTGAGTGGACGTTTGATATACCTCGCCGTGCATTAAGTAAGAATAACGAGCCGGTGAAATTGACCAAAGCGGAATATGAACTGTTGGTTGCGCTCTCTTCTTACCCTAACCAAGTTTTAAGTCGTGAACGTATCTTGAATATGATCAGCCATCGAGTGGACGCGCCGAATGACCGCACTATTGACGTGTTAATCCGTCGTATGCGTGCAAAAATGGAGTTTGACCCTAAAAACCCACAAATTTTTGTGACAGTTCACGGTGAAGGTTACATGTTTGCTGGTGACTAA
- the elyC gene encoding envelope biogenesis factor ElyC: protein MFELKKVVSSLLMPLPAMLILAFLGLALVMFTAKRKTGCLITLSALCGIFLIAFQPVSSQLLMPMERQHTAFLPIDDTVDYIMVLGSGHVVDDQIPPTSELSRTGLMRLSEGIRILRLYPGAKLILSGYGAGTEVSNAKMMAKVALALGVAKPDIILLETAKDTWEEARQAAAFVKNKKMVLVTSASHMTRALNEFNAAGMKPLPAPTNYLAQEGIVEPWNKYMPKAIYLEQTERYWHETMGLVWQSLRDWLDTSNDPVESSTPMINN from the coding sequence ATGTTTGAGCTGAAAAAAGTAGTGTCTTCGTTACTGATGCCACTGCCAGCAATGTTAATTCTCGCTTTTCTGGGTTTAGCCCTAGTGATGTTTACTGCAAAACGGAAGACAGGTTGCCTAATTACCCTCTCAGCCCTCTGTGGTATTTTCCTAATCGCTTTCCAGCCTGTTTCTAGTCAACTTTTAATGCCAATGGAAAGGCAACACACCGCTTTTTTACCTATCGATGATACCGTCGATTACATTATGGTTCTTGGAAGTGGTCACGTTGTTGATGACCAAATCCCGCCAACATCAGAACTTAGCCGCACCGGTCTGATGCGCTTAAGTGAAGGGATTCGTATCTTACGTCTTTACCCTGGAGCTAAACTCATTTTGTCTGGTTATGGCGCAGGCACTGAGGTGAGCAACGCAAAAATGATGGCTAAAGTAGCGCTAGCACTCGGCGTGGCAAAACCCGACATCATTCTACTTGAGACCGCGAAAGATACATGGGAAGAAGCTCGCCAAGCCGCTGCATTCGTTAAGAATAAGAAAATGGTGCTCGTGACATCAGCTAGCCATATGACTCGCGCACTTAATGAATTCAATGCCGCTGGCATGAAACCATTACCAGCTCCAACCAACTACCTTGCACAAGAAGGGATCGTTGAACCATGGAATAAGTACATGCCTAAGGCTATCTATCTCGAGCAGACTGAGCGCTATTGGCATGAGACGATGGGATTAGTTTGGCAAAGCTTGCGAGATTGGCTAGACACAAGTAATGACCCTGTCGAGAGCAGTACTCCGATGATAAACAATTAA
- the mukF gene encoding chromosome partition protein MukF, with the protein MSEMTQTAEEQPIDELVGWVKQHDFSLNLPPERLAFLIAIAVLSNERFDEELGEGELHDAFTIVTRLFEDTGEASAFRANNAINELVKQKLISRFTSEITDGASIYRLSPLAVGISDYYLRHRQFSKLKLSIQLSMVADEMAKAIEAAQKGGTPGHWKKNVYGVLKYSVGEIFDQIDLNQRVMDEQQQTVKQQIADLLNKDWREAINNCESLLSETSATLKELQDTLQAAGDELQTQILDIQEIVYGDDELEFVGETLFGLQMKLDRITSWGQQAIDLWIGYDRHVHKFIRTAIDMDKNRAFSQRLRQSVTDYFDAPWLLTYADAEKLTDLRDEALVLRDDEVMGQAPIDVEYEEFEQVNDLLSERIADMLKAHKQQGAPIDLGLVLRDYLAAHPRTHHFDLARIVVDQAVRLGYSESDYQAIQPDWQAINDFGAKVQANVINKY; encoded by the coding sequence ATGAGTGAAATGACTCAAACTGCCGAAGAGCAGCCAATTGATGAGTTGGTGGGCTGGGTCAAGCAGCATGATTTTTCATTAAACTTGCCACCAGAGCGCTTAGCATTTTTGATTGCTATCGCAGTACTAAGCAATGAAAGGTTCGATGAAGAGTTGGGCGAAGGTGAACTGCACGATGCATTTACCATTGTCACTCGACTGTTTGAAGATACTGGCGAAGCGTCTGCGTTTCGTGCCAACAATGCCATCAATGAGCTAGTTAAACAGAAGTTGATCAGCCGCTTTACCAGTGAAATCACCGATGGTGCGAGCATCTACCGCTTATCACCGTTGGCCGTTGGTATCTCTGATTATTACTTACGTCACCGTCAGTTCTCTAAATTAAAACTGTCTATTCAGCTTTCTATGGTTGCCGATGAGATGGCAAAAGCCATTGAAGCTGCGCAGAAGGGCGGAACTCCGGGGCATTGGAAAAAGAACGTTTACGGCGTGCTCAAATATTCAGTTGGTGAAATTTTCGATCAGATTGATCTTAACCAACGTGTTATGGATGAGCAGCAACAAACCGTTAAGCAGCAAATTGCCGACCTATTAAATAAGGACTGGCGAGAAGCGATCAATAACTGTGAGTCTTTGCTATCGGAAACCTCAGCCACGCTAAAAGAATTGCAAGACACCTTGCAAGCGGCTGGTGACGAACTGCAAACACAGATTCTCGATATTCAAGAAATTGTTTACGGTGACGATGAACTCGAGTTCGTTGGCGAAACCCTGTTCGGTTTGCAAATGAAGCTTGACCGAATCACCAGTTGGGGTCAGCAAGCAATCGACTTGTGGATCGGCTACGACCGCCACGTTCACAAATTTATCCGTACCGCTATCGATATGGATAAAAACCGTGCCTTTAGCCAACGCTTGCGTCAGTCAGTCACTGACTACTTTGATGCGCCATGGTTATTGACCTATGCAGACGCAGAAAAACTTACGGATCTTCGTGATGAAGCACTTGTGCTCCGTGATGACGAAGTGATGGGGCAAGCGCCAATCGACGTAGAATACGAAGAATTTGAGCAAGTGAACGATCTACTTTCAGAACGAATCGCAGATATGTTGAAAGCTCACAAACAGCAAGGCGCGCCAATTGATCTTGGCCTTGTGCTACGCGATTACCTCGCAGCACACCCTCGCACACACCATTTTGATTTAGCCAGAATTGTTGTCGACCAAGCCGTGCGCTTAGGTTACTCAGAGTCTGACTATCAGGCTATTCAGCCGGATTGGCAGGCAATCAACGATTTCGGTGCAAAGGTACAAGCAAATGTCATTAACAAGTACTGA